One segment of Panicum virgatum strain AP13 chromosome 1K, P.virgatum_v5, whole genome shotgun sequence DNA contains the following:
- the LOC120641154 gene encoding U-box domain-containing protein 21-like yields MVTPVSRSRHRQRAARVAVAEIPLATRRATAPAAAEAAVPGHFLCPISLEMMRDPVAAPTGITYDRDSVEGWLARGHATCPVTGRPLRPEDLVPNHATRRMIQEWCVANRALGVERVPTPRVPVSAFDAAELLAAVSAAARRGDGPACRQLAARARALGKESDRNRRCLVAAGAARALSSAFAQLVDRRPPAALTAAGALEEILAALVVFFPLDDESRRHIASPASLDVVVSILSHGEITARASAAVVLREVASSSDAQCLEAMSVTSGIHDALVRLLERPVSAQATKAALVTAYYLVQSTDRAAASRLVDLGMVQLLVELLVDSDKGTTEKALAVLDSLLLTEEGRGEAYAHALAVPVLVKKMQHVSEMATEFAVSALWRLCKNLSGEGPCKAEALQVGAFQKLLLLLQVGCMGVTKERASELLRLLNGSRGGVECIESVDFKGLKRPFL; encoded by the coding sequence ATGGTCACGCCGGTGTCCCGCTCTCGCCACCGCcagcgcgcggcgcgggtggCGGTGGCCGAGATCCCGCTCGCCACGAggcgggcgacggcgccggcggccgcggaggcggcggtgccGGGCCACTTCCTGTGCCCGATCTCGCTGGAGATGATGCGGGACCCCGTGGCGGCGCCGACGGGGATCACGTACGACCGCGACAGCGTGGAGGGGTGGCTGGCGCGGGGCCACGCCACGTGCCCCGTCACCGGCCGCCCGCTCCGGCCGGAGGACCTCGTCCCGAACCACGCCACGCGGAGGATGATCCAGGAGTGGTGCGTTGCCAACCGCGCCCTTGGCGTGGAGCGCGTGCCCACGCCCCGCGTCCCCGTCTCCGCCTTCGACGCCGCCGAGCTCTTGGCGGCGGTGTCCGCGGCCGCGAGGCGTGGGGACGGGCCGGCGTGCCGGCAGCTGGCGGCCAGAGCCAGGGCGCTGGGGAAGGAGAGCGATCGCAACCGCCGGTGCCTCGTCGCAGCCGGAGCCGCCCGGGCGCTCTCCTCGGCGTTCGCTCAGCTCGTTGACCGGCGGCCTCCGGCGGCGTTGACCGCGGCCGGCGCGCTGGAGGAGATCCTGGCCGCCTTGGTCGTGTTCTTCCCGCTCGATGACGAGTCCAGGCGCCACATTGCCTCACCGGCGTCGCTGGACGTCGTCGTCTCGATCCTGTCCCACGGCGAGATCACCGCGcgggccagcgccgccgtcgtgctCCGCGAGGTCGCCTCGTCCTCCGACGCCCAATGCCTCGAGGCGATGTCCGTGACCAGCGGGATCCACGACGCGCTCGTCAGGCTCCTGGAGAGGCCCGTGTCGGCGCAGGCGACCAAGGCCGCCCTGGTCACCGCCTACTACCTCGTCCAGAGCACCGACCGCGCGGCGGCGTCCCGCCTGGTCGACCTCGGCATGGTTCAGCTCCTCGTCGAGCTGCTGGTCGACTCCGACAAGGGCACGACGGAGAAGGCTCTCGCGGTGCTGGACAGCCTTCTCCTCACGGAGGAAGGGCGCGGCGAGGCGTACGCGCACGCACTGGCCGTGCCGGTGCTGGTGAAGAAGATGCAGCACGTGTCGGAGATGGCGACCGAGTTCGCCGTGTCGGCGCTGTGGCGGCTGTGCAAGAACTTGTCCGGCGAGGGGCCGTGCAAGGCCGAGGCGCTGCAGGTGGGCGCGTTCCAGaagctgctcctgctcctgcaggTCGGCTGCATGGGCGTGACCAAGGAGAGGGCCAGCGAGCTGCTCAGGCTCCTCAACGGATCCAGAGGCGGCGTCGAGTGCATCGAGTCGGTGGATTTCAAGGGGCTCAAGAGACCCTTCTTATGA